The Treponema sp. OMZ 790 genome includes the window GAAAGATGTCTTGAGTTTGGTTATTCTTTGTTTCTATTGTATCTAACCAACGCCGCTTCTCATCGTATTTGTATCTTGTTTCTACTCCGTTTCCGTAGCGTATGTAAACTCTTTGTGCGTGTTCGTCATAAATGATTTTATCTACGTAAGAGTATTCAGCCGTTCCCTTTGACGAGGTTTTTACGCCGCTCACTCCCTTTAACTGTCCGCCTTTATCATAGGTGTAGGTTATGGTTTCTCCGTCAGGGTATTTCATACTCTGCATTCGCCCAAGATAGTCCGAGCGGTATTCAAAGCTTGCAGTTTCAGGACTGCTTCCTGCTCCGTAGCGGTTGATGGTTCTTGTTTCGCTTACTACCTCATTGAGATAGCCGTACCTGTATCTTGTTTCTCCTGTTTCGTCTTTTTTGTAAATTACCCGGCCTGCACCTTTTTGTCCGGGCTCTCCATATTTGTATTCTATATCAATGCTAAAAGGATAGTCGGTCTTTACTATACGGTCAAAGCCGTCGTATTCGTATCTTATTTCGGCTGCCTTGTTTTTTAATACCGAATCGGTTTCCGCCTGTAATCTTCCTTTCTCATCGTAAATCCATTCTTTTTTGCCGGTGTCCTTGCTTTCAAGCGCCGTTCTTCTTCCAAGTAGGTCATACGTTACCGATAAAAGATTATTCTTTGCGTCATATGCTCTAAGCATTTCTCCGAGGACAGAGTATTCGTATCGTGCTTTGGTTAATACGGTGTTGTTTTTATCTTGCCGTTCTACTTCCCTTATGTTTCCTCTTGCATCTTTTTTGCTTATGCTTACGTTTTCTTTAGGGTCTGTTGTTTTTGTTATTTGTAAAGAGCTTTCTATCGAATACTCCGTTTTTTGTTTGTGTCCATCGGGCAGTATTGTTAAGATGTTCCTGTCTATATCGTCATATTCGTATTTTGTGCCGTTTCTTATCTTTGTAAAATCGTTTAGTTCATAAAACTGTTCTATTGCTTGATAAGAGTTTTTACTTGATAGTTCTTGTTCTAAATCCCCTCCGTAAAAGAATGGCATTCCTTCTTCTATCTTTCGTCCTGCTTCATCATAGTTTATTGCACTTGAAATATTCCAGCCCGTTTGTGTTTGCTCATCGGTTCCGTCTACGTACACTTCTCCTTCTTTTGCTGTATAGCTTATTCTTCCCAGACCGTCATGGAGTACTATTGTTTTCATAACCGCCGTATCGTCGGCTTCGGTGCTTATTTTGTTTTCGGTTACGGTGTACCAAAAGGAATCGGCTGGCGTGTGATATTCGTATCGTGCATAAGGCGTTTCTCCGGCTTTGATTATTTTTCCGTTGTTTTTATCTCTTTCATAATCGTAGGGACTTCTCACCTCGGTTACTCGCCCAAAGTTGTCATATTTATAACTCATGGTGTTGTTTGCGGCATCTGTTTCTTTTAGCTTTAAGCCTAAGACGCTGTCCCATTCTATAGTGCTTGTGTAAGGCGCTTCCCCTTTTGCGCTTATCTCTTTTATTTCAATCGGGTATATACCGTCAAGGTATTTGTATTCACTTCGCTTTCCGGTCGGGCCTGTTAGCGCTTTTATGTTTCCCTCAGCCGTCCATTCTATGCGGTGTAATAGATACGCCGACTGCGTTGTGTATTGTTTTAGTTCGGTTAAGGCGCCGGTTCTTGCATCATAGCTTCCTTCTCTTTTTCGTAAGAGCGTTCCGGTCTTTCCGTGCAAGACTTGTATTTTTTCAGGGTGTGCTTTAAAGTATTTCTCTTCACTCGCCCCCTTCCAATATGTTATTTCCGCTATGATATCATCATTTGTGTTTGTTAGGTCTCCCTTATCGTAAAGTTTTGTTACGTTCCCGTATTTATCATACTCGTATTCGCTTTCCGTTTTTATTTCACTGTACCCTTCCCGTACGGTGTTTACTTCTTTTTTTATTCTCGCATGGGGAGCTGTGTCTACCTCGTATTCTTTTATTGAGTATATTCTGTTTCCGTTTCTTACCGTCTCGCGCTTTACCATGCCTTTGCGGTAGTAAGAGTCAATATAATATTCGGTTTCCGTTTCCGTGCCTACAGCGTTTTTACTTCTTACCGTTTTAAAGCCGTAGAATTCTTTTTCTATTCTGTTATAATAACCGTCCTCGTAAGTGTAATAGGTGGTGTATGCTTGTTCATTGCCTGTTTTAGTTTTTAGGCCCGACCTTGCCGTTACCTCGCTTAATACGTATTTACATTGGGGAAGCTCTACGGTGTTGCCTGCCCGCTCATATTTTAATTCATAGCTTCCGCCTTGGGGTAGTTTTATTTTTTTAAGTAAGCCTACCTTTCCTAGAAGGTTGCGTTGGACGTACACGGCTCCGTTACTTCCCGGTATTCTCAATACTCGGTCAGCTAAACCGTCACCGTCTATGTCAAGCATTGAAACGTTTACACCTGAAACTCTTCCTGATGCATTAAGACCGGCACCTGCCGAAAAGGATAGGTTAAGACTATAACCTGTAAGAGGTATCAATACATTACCTGAAACTCCTCCGTTTGTTGCAGCTGCAAAATTTACGGTTGAAGACATGTTTAAACAATTAATTTTTTTTATAAGAAATGCAGACAATGGGTTTATAGCCAATCCGTCACTTAAAACAGCCGAATCAAAACCGCTGTTTAGATATTTTCCCAATCCCGGGATATTTCTTAAAAATGCAACACCCAAATTAGCGTCAGTTACAAAAAACAATTTCGCCTTATCTCCGGATGATAAATTCCATTCAGGAAGTTTCACTTCCATCTCTTTTTCTATTTTTCCGCCGGTATTTACAGTAATTACAGCCGTATTTTTTTTATTACCCAACCTAATCATATAGGGTAAATAACCGCATAAATTTACAAACTGTCTTTTCGTATTAGTAAAACTTCCCGAATATGAAAGTGAGCCCGATAAATTACCCGATACCGTATCGGTTTTTACTCCTTCATTGGCATAAGTATTGCTCAATGATGTTGAAAGATTTAAAGTTCCTGATACGGTATGTGTTTCAGTCTCGCCAAGGTTTATTTTTAAAATATTATTCCCTGCAAAACATACCTTATTCCCGCAGTTTAAATAAGAACCTTTTTTTGTCACGCTATCAGGTAAACCGTCTCCATTTATATCCATAAAGGAAATTTCATCTACTCCGGACCCTTTAGATTTACTTAAATTGGCCCCTGTACTTATAGGATTTATGGTCGTAGAATAAAGCAGTTTTCCTTTGAGTTGTATGCTTTTTATTTACTCCTCCTCCGCTTACTCCTCCTCCGGTTGATGTTATAGTATCGGAGTTTTCTATAATTTCATTCAAACCTTGAATATAATATTCTTTTTCAAAACCTTTTCCGCTTCCCAAAGAAACTTTTATACTTTCCCCTTCTTTTTGTATTACATCCGCTTTTCCGTCTCCGTTTACATCACTCAATAAAATATCGACATAGGACCATCCTCGACTTTCACTACGGCTGATATCGGCATTGATAGACAGCCCATCCAGTTTCTCCATTTCATCGGCAATTCCATTCATTAATTTTTCTATATCTTGAACCTTAATTGAATCAAAAAACTTGGTATAATTAAGAGAAGGAGAAAAAGAGTTTTCTTTGCTTTTATTTATTGAACGTCTAATTGATATACCCGACAAATTAGAAGGTTTTATGCCGGGAATAGTATAATATATAGCGCCCCCGCTTCTATTTATAAATATAAGATCCTCTTTAATATACGGACAATATCTTTGTAAACTATCTCCGTTTTCAGATAAAGATTCCGAAATATTTCCTATATAGGATTTTTCATCTATATCCGTTTTAGACTCTGCTTCCTTTTTTATAGGTGTTATTTTTTGCCCGTCTGAAAGTATAATCTCCTCATTCTTTCTGATAGGATAGTACAAAGGATTCTTTTCCTTTTAGATTTTTGAAGCATCGCCTTTGTTGGATTTCATATCATTGATATCTTTATCTATCGTATCAGAAGTTTCATATGCTATTTTTTTTAATTTTTTCTCACTAAATGTATTTTCTTCATAGTTTTGATCTTTTATCCATACACCGTAATACCATTGTTTATTTCCCCCTGATAAAAATTCTTTTACTCCGCATTTATTATCAATGGTTATTACTTTTTTTACTTCTACTTCCTTTGTAATGCTTTTTCCGTCCTCTTCTACTTCTTTTAACTCTTTATATGTATATTCTTTTTCTTCACTGTATTTTATAACTTCTTGCGACAATTGGTTGTTTGAAAAATCTTTTGCACTATCCCAAGTTTCTATAAATATATTTTTTAATTTCAAAATTCCATTTTCAAACAAAGGAAGTTTTATATACGGATTTTCTCCTTTGTAATCCATAACAGGGTACTTATTATTCTTATCATATTCAAGATAAGTCTTTATTACATCATATCGGCCTAACCCTATATTTTTTTCATCCGTTTTAAGCTTATTGTACTTTAATAAAGCTTCTGTGTAATCACTGCCGCTTAAAGCATCTAACTGTTCTTTTGTTAAAAGTTTTAAAGCTTCTTCATCTTTTAAATTATATCTTTCTCTTTTATCATCATATTCATACTTATGTTTCTTAATAAATACCGATAATCCATATTCAAGAAGTATTTTATTTACTTTTTCTTTTTCTTCTTCACTTATATCCTTTTTTATCCTATAATAAACATCTCCTTCGGCAATTTTATAAACACTACCTATAAATAATTTTCCTTCTTCTCCATACATCTTTTCTGCTATTTTTTCTATTTTCAAATAAAGTTCTTTATCTATCGCTTTCCATTTTTCATTATCCAATAAATATGAATTATATTCTTTATGCTCTTTCCACAGTTTTACAATTCTTTATACAGATTAAATGCTTTAGGCTGATAATTATCTAATTCATAGGTTGAATTTAGATTTTTTGCTTTGTAGGTTCTTATTGTTCTATAATATTTTTAGTTATTATCTTGCAATATTTTGAAATCCTTTGATTTATTTATCTAATCATATCTCCTTTTCCGCTTATACTTTAATAAATCACTTTTCTAACCCTTTACTTATGGAGTCTCCTTCGGCAATTTTATAAACACTACCTTAAATATCTTTCTTCCGTTTCTATTTTAATGTTGGTATCTATAGGTCTTCTTCCTGCCAACTTTCAACATTATATGACAACACATCCTTATCATGTAAAACATATTTTCACTTGTAATTTCATATGTATACATGCTCATAAGCAATTTCTTTAGTTCTTTTGGTTGTTTTCGCTTTCATACCCTTAGCCTGTAAAATTAACTCTATATCTTCTTTATATATATTTTTTGGTACAAAATAACCGTTCCTTATTAAGTAATATGCCGCTTTTGATTTTTCTGCATCATATTTGTTTATCCCTTCATTTAATATTCTCTGCCAATCATCTTTGACTACATAAGACCAGCCTCCATGAAGATGATATTCTTTTCTTTTCAGTATTTCTAATTCAGGTTCCTTTAAAATACTTTCTTTATCTACTCTCCATAATACCACATTCTCCTTATCGGCAAACGGTTCTATGCTCTTATACCTTACCTTTATATTCCATCTTATTCTCTGACCGCTTCTTTTACATTCTCCATATGGTACAAAATATAAACTCTCATTATTTTTTATAACCTCTTCATTGACACTATTAATATGTCTATTCACTTCATTAATTGTCTTATTTGATATTTTTTCATTTCCTTTATATATTCGGAACCTTATCTCGTCGTAATTATTTTCATCATCATCAAATCTTCCTTCACTTTCTATTTCTATATTTCCATTGTAGCGTCCTACCCAACTTCGAAACGGATTTTGTTGATAAAACCTATCATTGTATTCTTTAACTTCTGATTTATCGAGTTTCAGTTCGACTATCTTTAATCTATCCATATTTTCGATTCACTGCGAATAAAGTTTTGCCGGTATTCTGTAAATAATATCCGGCTCCTTCTATTACTATGTCTATAAAACCGTCTCCGTTTATATCGCTAAATGAAGTTTTTAAGTTTGTTATCGTATCTTGTTTCGCATGTGAATATGTTAATCCAACTGACGGTATCCCCTCAGGAAGACCTAAACCGCCATATACATTTAGACTTGTTCCTGTAGTATCACTGACTTCTTTTCTATTCCTTCAATATCCGCATCCCATTTTTCGGCAGGCCGAATCCTCCCCCCGTATTAAGACTTACTAAAAACCCGCCCTTACATTGTGAAACAGCATCCGCTAGGCCGTCTCCATTTATATCTAAATACAGCTGCTCACTTACACTGCTTCCGCGGCTTTTACTTCCGCCCCCTCCTATCGTAATTCTTCCGTCAGTCCTTCCTGTCTGATCACCAACTCCTATGCCTCCTGATCCCGAAATATTGGCACCTTTCGAATTACCGCTTGTTACACGTATACCGCCTATATTTTTATCAAGAGTTCCGCCGCCCTTATACCATCTTTCACTTTCTCCAAACGCCTTTATGCTTCCATCTCTTTCTTTTTCCGCTTGTTCATATTCAAAATTATATGCGTACCGCCCTTCTTCTTTGCCTTGACCCTTTACCTCTATGCTCTCTAATAAGCTTTCTAAAAAGGTATTCGCTTTATATTTAAACTCATATCTTTTTACTTCCTTCCCTCTAACTTCACTTTTTATTTCTCTTATTCTTTTACTTTCTTTCTTTAAATATCTTCCCTTCCCTCTACTCTTACATCCTCTCTTCCCTCATACTCTATCTTTATTCGCCTCTCTCTTTCTTTCCCATACACTATTTCCTTTAATACTACC containing:
- a CDS encoding toxin TcdB middle/N-terminal domain-containing protein; the protein is MDINGDGLPDSVTKKGSYLNCGNKVCFAGNNILKINLGETETHTVSGTLNLSTSLSNTYANEGVKTDTVSGNLSGSLSYSGSFTNTKRQFVNLCGYLPYMIRLGNKKNTAVITVNTGGKIEKEMEVKLPEWNLSSGDKAKLFFVTDANLGVAFLRNIPGLGKYLNSGFDSAVLSDGLAINPLSAFLIKKINCLNMSSTVNFAAATNGGVSGNVLIPLTGYSLNLSFSAGAGLNASGRVSGVNVSMLDIDGDGLADRVLRIPGSNGAVYVQRNLLGKVGLLKKIKLPQGGSYELKYERAGNTVELPQCKYVLSEVTARSGLKTKTGNEQAYTTYYTYEDGYYNRIEKEFYGFKTVRSKNAVGTETETEYYIDSYYRKGMVKRETVRNGNRIYSIKEYEVDTAPHARIKKEVNTVREGYSEIKTESEYEYDKYGNVTKLYDKGDLTNTNDDIIAEITYWKGASEEKYFKAHPEKIQVLHGKTGTLLRKREGSYDARTGALTELKQYTTQSAYLLHRIEWTAEGNIKALTGPTGKRSEYKYLDGIYPIEIKEISAKGEAPYTSTIEWDSVLGLKLKETDAANNTMSYKYDNFGRVTEVRSPYDYERDKNNGKIIKAGETPYARYEYHTPADSFWYTVTENKISTEADDTAVMKTIVLHDGLGRISYTAKEGEVYVDGTDEQTQTGWNISSAINYDEAGRKIEEGMPFFYGGDLEQELSSKNSYQAIEQFYELNDFTKIRNGTKYEYDDIDRNILTILPDGHKQKTEYSIESSLQITKTTDPKENVSISKKDARGNIREVERQDKNNTVLTKARYEYSVLGEMLRAYDAKNNLLSVTYDLLGRRTALESKDTGKKEWIYDEKGRLQAETDSVLKNKAAEIRYEYDGFDRIVKTDYPFSIDIEYKYGEPGQKGAGRVIYKKDETGETRYRYGYLNEVVSETRTINRYGAGSSPETASFEYRSDYLGRMQSMKYPDGETITYTYDKGGQLKGVSGVKTSSKGTAEYSYVDKIIYDEHAQRVYIRYGNGVETRYKYDEKRRWLDTIETKNNQTQDIFQKIKYSFDPVGNVLGYNNDASTYETKQTYSYDNLYQLISVEGTSNQYKAKKSSGTTPVSIAKYRQTFAFDGIGNMKEKLSTTNIPGAQGNSYPKAELDYSLDYEYDPAYAHRLIRAGNRYYRYDANGNITAEKDGPFTDEEEFVFTYSYFEEQDVYGADYGFGLDAPKETEQSNPQDLFAYRRNYTWNERNLLTKSSDRNFTVHYRYGEDGQRALKYTDEGRSETLYFNNFFTIHIPTQDQNNPQGLRVHKHIFVGNSRLVTAMTHTDNQGDNDEQKAKRYYYHSDHLGSAQFVTDWKGRQYEHIEYTPYGELWVEEVAAGLDKLPFRFTGKELDEETGLYYYGARYLDPKYSRWLSGDPALNDYIPKAPIDDEAKKHNENLPGMGGVFNTVNLHVYHYAGNNPVKYIDPDGRDIIYKDDDGNIEKIESSSRNEIHTPASDRELLEENAKEMKKHALNISYFYKKVKSHGDWDFKNFKEEDGKRGWYWFNGKLVTAEEFGNLHYGYVGAAGGFSTLLLIEAPGIAQVKAGTAMAGFWLTNFDDPRDTQNILRGIYAYDGSLGNKITRTIGDHFYLSFCFTSFRMFTFTAFIFENKLKRRK